A genomic stretch from Nitrobacter winogradskyi Nb-255 includes:
- a CDS encoding LptA/OstA family protein: MAVLLRGGVVAVALMAAGEAAAQSTVQGVPNAMQGFSQNRDQPIQIEAATLEMRDKKKEATFSGNVKVVQGDTTMTSKTLVVYYQSSDTAKGGAPSKKKPAAVAAPAPSGASSIKRLEARGNVVVTQKDQVVTGDTAVFDTTTNLITMQGKVVLTQCKNVLRGDRLLVDMTTGVSRVESNSGRVQGLFIQGDQDCASPGPAIPLAPKKPR; encoded by the coding sequence ATGGCGGTCCTGCTGCGCGGCGGCGTGGTCGCCGTCGCTTTGATGGCGGCCGGTGAAGCGGCCGCGCAAAGCACGGTGCAGGGTGTTCCTAACGCGATGCAGGGCTTCTCGCAGAATCGCGATCAGCCGATCCAGATCGAGGCCGCTACGCTCGAGATGCGCGACAAAAAAAAGGAGGCGACCTTCTCCGGCAATGTCAAGGTGGTGCAGGGCGACACCACGATGACGTCAAAGACGCTCGTCGTCTATTATCAGAGCAGCGATACGGCCAAGGGCGGCGCGCCGTCGAAGAAAAAACCCGCCGCCGTGGCGGCGCCGGCGCCATCGGGCGCGTCCTCGATCAAGCGGCTGGAGGCGAGGGGCAACGTGGTTGTGACCCAGAAGGATCAGGTCGTCACAGGCGATACCGCCGTGTTCGATACCACGACCAATCTGATCACGATGCAGGGCAAGGTCGTATTGACCCAGTGCAAGAACGTGTTGCGGGGGGATCGCCTTCTGGTCGATATGACCACAGGGGTCTCGCGAGTGGAATCCAATAGCGGCAGGGTCCAGGGTCTCTTCATCCAGGGCGACCAGGATTGCGCTTCCCCGGGGCCGGCCATCCCCCTTGCCCCTAAAAAACCCAGGTAA
- the hpf gene encoding ribosome hibernation-promoting factor, HPF/YfiA family, which translates to MTLRISGKSINVGEALRGRLNSRTDEVLRKYFDGQYSGHITLSKDGFGFRTDCALHLDSGVTLEAESNAADAYASADQALLQIEKRLRRYKSRLKDHSARKARAAAETIAGLDAPSYVIEAPAMNGEGEVTAFNPVIIAETITSLRRLSVSEAVMELDFTGAPVLVFQHGSSGRVNMIYRRPDGNVGWIDPPAVNGSA; encoded by the coding sequence ATGACACTTCGAATTTCGGGCAAGAGCATCAATGTCGGCGAGGCGCTGCGAGGGCGTCTCAACAGCCGCACCGACGAAGTCCTCCGGAAATATTTCGATGGCCAGTATTCGGGCCACATCACGCTGAGCAAGGACGGCTTCGGCTTTCGCACCGACTGCGCGCTGCATCTGGATTCCGGAGTGACGCTCGAAGCCGAATCGAATGCCGCGGATGCCTATGCCAGCGCCGACCAGGCGCTGTTGCAGATCGAAAAGCGGCTGCGCCGCTACAAGAGCCGTCTCAAGGATCACTCGGCGCGCAAGGCGCGCGCAGCCGCGGAAACGATCGCCGGGCTCGACGCGCCGAGCTACGTGATCGAGGCGCCGGCGATGAACGGCGAGGGCGAGGTCACCGCTTTCAATCCGGTGATCATCGCGGAAACCATCACCTCGCTGAGGCGGCTCTCGGTCAGCGAAGCGGTGATGGAACTCGATTTCACCGGCGCGCCCGTATTGGTGTTTCAGCATGGCTCCAGCGGCCGCGTGAACATGATCTATCGCAGGCCTGATGGAAACGTGGGCTGGATCGACCCGCCGGCCGTCAACGGCTCTGCCTGA
- the rpoN gene encoding RNA polymerase factor sigma-54 translates to MALTQKLEFRQSQSLVMTPQLMQAIKLLQLSNLDLSAYVEEELERNPLLERASDGSGPPAAEAASDVEYSEGDEAAFEDHGGGERTGAQDPASTPEEWMNRDLGSRAEIEQTFDSGLENVFPEEPAEAAARTAQDAAPSAFTEWGGGASSDDSYNLEAFVAAEITLSEHLAEQLAVALTSPAQRMIGRYLIDLVDEAGYLPADLGEAGDRLGAGESDVAAAVAVLQTFDPPGICARSLSECLAIQLREKNRYDPAMQALVEHLELLARRDFAALRRICGVDDEDLAEMIGEIRHLDPKPGLRFGAARTQSVVPDVYVRPGPDGGWLVELNSETLPRVLVNHTYYAELSKTIRKDGDKTYFTDCLQNATWLVRALDQRARTILKVATEIVRQQDGFFAHGIAHLRPLNLRTVADAIQMHESTVSRVTANKYMATNRGIFELKYFFTASIAAADGGSAHSAEAVRHHIKRLIDAESPSAILSDDTIVERLREAGIDIARRTVAKYREALRIPSSVQRRREKQNLPGGARAETRKPPNRPRDAAPA, encoded by the coding sequence ATGGCGCTGACGCAGAAACTCGAATTTCGACAGTCCCAGTCGCTGGTGATGACGCCGCAGCTGATGCAGGCGATCAAGCTGCTGCAACTGTCGAATCTGGACCTCTCAGCATATGTCGAGGAGGAGCTGGAGCGGAATCCGCTATTGGAGCGTGCCAGCGACGGCTCCGGCCCGCCGGCCGCCGAAGCAGCAAGCGATGTTGAATATTCAGAAGGCGACGAAGCGGCGTTCGAGGACCACGGCGGGGGCGAGCGCACCGGCGCTCAGGATCCGGCGTCCACGCCCGAGGAATGGATGAACCGCGATCTCGGCAGTCGTGCGGAGATCGAGCAGACCTTCGATAGCGGTCTGGAGAATGTTTTTCCGGAAGAACCGGCCGAGGCGGCTGCGCGGACCGCGCAGGACGCCGCGCCGAGCGCGTTCACGGAATGGGGAGGCGGTGCCTCGAGCGATGACAGCTACAATCTCGAAGCTTTCGTCGCGGCGGAGATAACGCTCAGTGAACATCTCGCCGAACAGCTTGCGGTGGCTCTCACCTCGCCGGCGCAGCGCATGATCGGACGGTATCTGATCGATCTCGTCGACGAGGCTGGCTACCTGCCGGCCGACCTCGGCGAAGCCGGCGACAGGCTCGGCGCCGGCGAAAGCGATGTGGCGGCCGCTGTCGCGGTATTGCAGACGTTCGATCCGCCCGGCATCTGCGCCCGCAGCCTGAGCGAATGCCTTGCGATCCAGTTGCGCGAGAAGAACCGCTACGATCCGGCGATGCAGGCGCTGGTCGAGCATCTCGAACTGCTGGCGAGGCGCGACTTCGCGGCCTTGCGCAGGATCTGCGGCGTCGACGATGAAGACCTTGCCGAGATGATCGGCGAAATCCGTCATCTCGATCCCAAGCCGGGCTTGCGGTTCGGTGCCGCGCGCACGCAGTCGGTGGTGCCGGACGTGTATGTGCGTCCCGGCCCGGACGGCGGCTGGCTCGTGGAACTCAACAGCGAGACGCTGCCGCGCGTACTCGTCAACCACACCTACTATGCCGAATTGTCGAAGACGATCCGCAAGGACGGCGACAAAACCTATTTCACGGACTGTTTGCAAAACGCGACCTGGCTGGTCCGTGCGCTCGATCAGCGCGCCCGCACCATTCTCAAGGTGGCGACCGAGATCGTGCGGCAGCAGGACGGCTTTTTCGCGCACGGCATCGCCCATCTGAGACCGCTCAATCTCAGGACCGTGGCGGATGCGATCCAGATGCATGAATCCACCGTGTCCCGCGTCACCGCCAACAAATACATGGCGACAAATCGTGGCATCTTCGAACTGAAATACTTCTTCACCGCTTCGATCGCCGCGGCCGACGGCGGTTCCGCCCACTCGGCGGAAGCGGTCCGGCACCACATCAAGCGGCTGATCGATGCCGAATCGCCGTCGGCGATTCTGTCCGACGACACCATCGTGGAACGGCTGCGCGAAGCCGGAATTGATATCGCACGCCGCACAGTGGCGAAGTATCGCGAAGCGCTGCGAATTCCTTCCTCGGTGCAGCGCCGCCGTGAAAAGCAGAATCTGCCAGGCGGCGCGCGCGCCGAGACCAGGAAGCCGCCGAACCGCCCGCGCGATGCCGCACCGGCTTGA
- the lptC gene encoding LPS export ABC transporter periplasmic protein LptC, whose protein sequence is MYPVQNPTYQAGIQTGLEARFARAARHSRMVRTLRIAVPAAVGLAMAGLIGVAAFNPFRTLANLPLDMDNLVVSGTKITMESPRLAGFTPDKRPYEMQATTATQDVADPDHVELHTLRAKVLMEDRTTVTLNSRTGVFNTKTQVLDLRKDILMLSSTGYEARLTHAIVDMGRGTVTSDQPVDVKLLNGTLTADTMQVTEKGDVVRFENNVVMHLVMDRAPADAGTGGDKE, encoded by the coding sequence GTGTACCCGGTTCAAAATCCCACCTACCAAGCCGGAATTCAGACCGGGCTGGAAGCCAGGTTCGCCCGCGCGGCCCGCCACAGCCGCATGGTGCGGACCCTGCGGATCGCGGTGCCGGCGGCGGTCGGGCTGGCGATGGCCGGGCTGATCGGCGTCGCGGCCTTCAACCCTTTTCGCACGCTGGCGAATCTGCCGCTCGATATGGATAATCTCGTGGTCTCCGGCACCAAGATTACGATGGAATCGCCCCGCCTTGCCGGTTTCACGCCCGACAAGCGGCCCTACGAAATGCAGGCCACGACGGCGACGCAGGACGTCGCCGATCCCGATCATGTCGAGCTGCACACCTTGCGCGCCAAGGTGCTGATGGAGGACCGCACGACGGTGACCCTGAATTCCCGCACCGGGGTGTTCAATACGAAAACGCAAGTGCTCGACCTGCGCAAGGATATCCTCATGCTGTCTTCGACCGGATACGAGGCGCGGCTGACCCATGCGATCGTCGATATGGGCCGGGGCACCGTTACCTCGGACCAGCCGGTGGATGTCAAGCTGCTGAACGGAACGCTGACCGCCGACACAATGCAGGTCACCGAAAAGGGCGACGTGGTGCGATTTGAGAACAATGTCGTCATGCACCTGGTGATGGATCGTGCTCCCGCAGATGCCGGCACGGGCGGTGATAAGGAATGA
- a CDS encoding SEL1-like repeat protein, with amino-acid sequence MNSRGSSSDDGIETSDREGADAAARRAGTSRDDGPGSGSGGTPPGPTQPAASPQNSPEMRDIHQRLDSITRQIDQLASPAENGEPAVARQLNDAISRLDARLARVTAQTPAANPQQRGASGSYDRPTSPDLVTLESAIAEIAARQHELDETPRAPSSYSSAPVASAMRTSRQADFSSLERQLFKITSQIESLQRPDGIEQSIAAFRIELADIRHVITEAMPRRAIESLENEIRSLSQRIDEVRQNGSDGQALANIERALKEIYDALRSLKPAEQLSGFDEAIRNLGNKIDSIVRGSGDSGMMQQLESAIGALRGIVSNVASNDALERLGNDLNMLSSKVEQLGRPAGDGDFYAALEQRMAALTQTLENRESPASGSSFEQLEETVRALSERLDRLPAGHDSSSALAHLEQRVSMLLERLETAGEYSGSHLGRVEEGLQDILHCLERQQAGLAAMSESGPRSAVPTMDSEVVEAIKRELSEMRFCQSETDRHTQDSLEAVHNTLEHVVDRLAMIESDLRAVHTMPARAEPSRGGIMPERTANLPPKPELPNPVLSQAATQPTPARTATAAPIPRAIADALIPKETFDPDRVVPSTTAPSPRPAIDPKLPPDHPLEPGTRPAGRAATPSERIAASESETGDVAETPREQSGSSFIAAARRAAKAAAASTPSPDKAGRTKVAIEPARPATGGSDITSKIRSLLVAASVVVIVLSSFKFAMTLLDSSPRATLSESDHAAPVTKPPADPEGSAGPEIPQPPSMIAPTPIDRQSMIAPPAGDSAAPAKNPSDAMPASRPDTPSADVTGAIPNGLTPEPAATPPAASLPDSIGGTTLRSAALQGDPAASFEVGVRYAEGKGVTVNYDEAAKWYERAAHAGIVPAMFRLGALHEKGLGTSKDVDTARRYYLQAADRGNAKAMHNLAVLDADGGGKGADYVSAAQWFSKAAERGIADSQYNLGILYARGIGVEQNLAKSYKWFSLAAAQGDVDSGRKRDEVAKRLDPPSLAAAKLAVQTFVVTPQPSDAVSVPGPAGGWDSAAAKPRAKPAPGKSARANHAMARHTAH; translated from the coding sequence ATGAATTCGCGGGGATCGTCGAGCGACGACGGAATCGAAACATCCGATCGCGAGGGAGCGGACGCTGCCGCGCGGCGCGCCGGCACATCCCGCGACGACGGACCGGGTTCCGGTTCCGGCGGCACCCCGCCGGGTCCGACGCAGCCGGCGGCATCTCCCCAGAACAGCCCCGAGATGAGGGACATTCATCAACGGCTAGATTCCATCACCCGCCAGATCGATCAGTTGGCAAGCCCGGCCGAGAACGGCGAACCCGCGGTCGCCCGTCAGCTCAACGACGCCATTTCGCGGCTCGATGCCCGGCTCGCCCGGGTCACGGCCCAGACACCCGCAGCGAACCCGCAGCAACGGGGCGCGAGCGGAAGCTACGACCGACCGACATCACCGGACCTCGTCACGCTCGAATCCGCGATCGCGGAGATCGCCGCGCGCCAGCATGAACTCGATGAGACGCCGCGCGCGCCATCCTCATACAGCTCAGCCCCCGTTGCGTCCGCGATGAGAACGTCGCGACAGGCGGATTTCTCCAGCCTCGAACGGCAACTCTTCAAGATCACGAGCCAGATCGAATCCCTGCAACGCCCCGACGGGATCGAGCAGTCGATCGCCGCATTCCGCATCGAGCTTGCGGATATCCGTCATGTGATCACCGAGGCCATGCCGCGCAGGGCGATCGAATCCCTCGAAAACGAGATTCGCTCGCTTTCGCAGCGCATCGACGAAGTCCGCCAGAACGGCAGCGATGGTCAGGCGCTGGCGAATATCGAACGCGCCCTCAAGGAGATCTACGACGCTTTGCGATCGCTGAAGCCGGCGGAACAGCTCTCAGGATTCGACGAGGCCATCCGCAATCTCGGCAACAAGATCGATTCGATCGTGCGGGGCAGCGGCGACAGCGGCATGATGCAGCAGCTTGAGAGCGCGATCGGCGCGCTTCGCGGCATCGTCTCGAACGTCGCCTCCAACGACGCGCTGGAGCGCCTCGGCAACGATCTCAACATGCTGTCGTCCAAGGTCGAGCAGCTCGGCCGGCCCGCGGGCGACGGGGATTTCTACGCCGCGCTCGAACAGCGCATGGCCGCATTGACGCAGACCCTGGAAAACCGCGAAAGCCCGGCCTCGGGCAGCAGCTTCGAACAACTTGAAGAGACGGTGCGAGCGCTGTCCGAGCGTCTCGACCGCCTGCCGGCCGGTCACGATTCGTCCTCGGCGCTGGCGCACCTCGAACAGCGGGTCTCGATGCTGCTCGAACGCCTGGAGACCGCAGGCGAATATTCAGGATCCCATCTCGGGCGCGTCGAGGAAGGTTTGCAGGACATTCTGCATTGCCTGGAACGGCAGCAGGCCGGACTCGCGGCGATGTCCGAAAGCGGTCCGCGAAGCGCTGTCCCGACCATGGATAGCGAGGTCGTGGAAGCGATCAAGCGCGAACTATCCGAGATGCGCTTCTGCCAGTCGGAAACCGACCGCCATACCCAGGACTCGCTCGAGGCCGTTCACAACACCCTGGAGCATGTGGTCGACCGGCTGGCGATGATCGAAAGCGACCTTCGCGCGGTACACACCATGCCCGCCCGTGCCGAGCCGTCCCGCGGCGGAATAATGCCGGAACGGACGGCAAATCTGCCGCCCAAACCCGAATTGCCGAATCCGGTACTGTCGCAAGCGGCCACGCAGCCCACGCCGGCCCGCACCGCCACGGCGGCGCCGATCCCGCGCGCCATAGCCGACGCCCTGATCCCCAAAGAGACCTTCGATCCGGATCGCGTCGTGCCATCCACGACAGCGCCCTCGCCGCGCCCCGCGATCGACCCGAAGCTGCCGCCCGATCATCCACTCGAGCCCGGCACCCGTCCGGCGGGACGCGCGGCAACGCCGTCGGAGCGCATCGCGGCCTCCGAGAGCGAGACCGGCGACGTCGCCGAAACCCCGCGCGAGCAGTCGGGCTCGTCCTTCATCGCCGCCGCGCGCCGCGCGGCGAAGGCGGCCGCCGCCTCCACGCCGTCGCCCGACAAGGCGGGTCGAACCAAGGTCGCCATCGAACCGGCGCGCCCCGCCACGGGCGGATCGGACATCACCTCCAAGATCCGTTCCCTGCTCGTTGCGGCGAGCGTGGTGGTGATCGTCCTCAGCAGTTTCAAGTTCGCGATGACCCTGCTCGACAGTTCTCCGCGCGCCACCCTCAGCGAAAGCGACCACGCGGCTCCCGTGACCAAGCCGCCAGCCGACCCCGAGGGCAGCGCCGGCCCAGAGATACCGCAGCCGCCCTCGATGATCGCGCCGACGCCGATCGATCGGCAATCGATGATCGCACCGCCCGCCGGTGACAGCGCGGCTCCGGCCAAAAACCCCTCGGATGCCATGCCGGCGAGCCGGCCGGACACGCCGTCCGCCGACGTCACCGGTGCGATCCCGAACGGACTCACGCCGGAACCGGCTGCAACTCCACCCGCCGCATCGCTTCCCGACAGCATCGGCGGCACGACGCTGCGTTCCGCCGCGCTCCAGGGCGACCCCGCAGCCTCGTTCGAGGTCGGTGTTCGCTACGCCGAAGGAAAGGGCGTGACCGTCAACTACGACGAAGCCGCGAAGTGGTACGAACGGGCGGCTCATGCCGGCATCGTGCCCGCCATGTTCAGGCTTGGCGCCCTGCATGAAAAGGGGCTCGGCACGAGCAAGGACGTCGATACCGCGCGGCGCTATTACCTGCAGGCGGCGGACCGGGGCAATGCCAAGGCGATGCACAACCTCGCCGTGCTCGATGCCGATGGTGGCGGCAAGGGCGCCGACTATGTGAGCGCCGCGCAATGGTTCAGCAAGGCGGCCGAGCGTGGAATAGCCGACAGCCAGTACAATCTCGGCATTCTTTACGCCCGCGGCATCGGCGTCGAACAGAATCTCGCGAAATCCTACAAGTGGTTCAGCCTCGCCGCCGCCCAGGGTGACGTGGACTCAGGGCGCAAGCGCGATGAAGTCGCCAAGCGGCTCGATCCGCCGTCGCTTGCCGCCGCCAAGCTCGCGGTTCAAACCTTCGTGGTCACGCCGCAGCCCAGCGATGCGGTCAGCGTTCCCGGCCCCGCGGGCGGATGGGACAGCGCGGCTGCAAAGCCCCGCGCCAAACCGGCGCCGGGCAAATCCGCGAGGGCGAACCACGCGATGGCGCGGCATACCGCGCATTAA
- a CDS encoding glutamate--cysteine ligase, producing the protein MARDQIDMTLLQSRDELVAWLEAGVKPASEFRIGTEHEKTPFTLGGHDPVPYEGPRGIGALLEGMRLLLGWEPIMEQGNIIGLHDVTGGGAISLEPGGQFELSGAPVETVHQTQSELAAHLAQVKEVATPLGIGFLGLGMTPSWSLAQIPMMPKGRYRIMNDYMPKVGRYGLDMMFRTCTVQTNLDFSSESDMVKKLRVSVALQPVATALFANSPFTEGKPNGFLSYRSEIWRDTDNARAGMIPWAFEDGMGFERWVDYALDVPMYFIKRGENYIDVSGSSFRDFFDGRNEAIPGERPTLSDWANHLSTIFPEVRLKRYLEMRGADGVSWGRLPALSAFWVGLLYDDASLEGAWDIAKRWNAQERQALRDDVSRLGFKARIKNRYLFEIAKECLLLAHGGLRRRGRIDRLGRDESRHLEPLDQILDSGRSPAEEMLEKFNGAWGGSVEPAYSEYAF; encoded by the coding sequence ATGGCGCGTGACCAGATCGATATGACGCTGCTGCAATCGCGCGACGAGCTCGTGGCCTGGCTGGAAGCCGGTGTAAAGCCCGCATCCGAGTTCCGCATCGGCACCGAGCACGAGAAAACCCCGTTCACGCTTGGGGGCCACGACCCCGTGCCTTACGAGGGACCGCGCGGCATCGGGGCCTTGCTCGAGGGGATGCGACTGCTGCTCGGCTGGGAGCCGATCATGGAGCAGGGCAACATCATCGGCCTTCATGACGTTACCGGGGGTGGCGCGATTTCGCTCGAACCGGGAGGCCAGTTCGAGCTGTCGGGCGCCCCCGTCGAGACGGTGCATCAGACTCAATCCGAGCTTGCGGCGCATCTGGCGCAGGTCAAGGAGGTCGCGACGCCGCTCGGGATCGGATTTCTCGGCCTCGGCATGACCCCCTCCTGGTCTCTGGCGCAGATCCCGATGATGCCGAAGGGTCGCTACAGGATCATGAACGACTACATGCCGAAGGTCGGCCGCTACGGCCTCGACATGATGTTTCGGACCTGCACCGTGCAGACCAACCTGGATTTCTCGTCCGAAAGCGACATGGTCAAGAAGCTGCGGGTGTCGGTCGCGTTGCAGCCGGTTGCGACGGCGCTGTTCGCGAATTCTCCTTTCACCGAAGGCAAGCCGAACGGCTTCCTGTCGTACCGTTCGGAAATCTGGCGCGACACGGACAATGCCCGCGCCGGGATGATTCCCTGGGCGTTCGAGGACGGCATGGGTTTCGAACGCTGGGTCGATTACGCGCTCGACGTTCCCATGTATTTCATCAAGCGCGGCGAAAACTATATCGACGTATCCGGCTCCTCGTTTCGTGATTTTTTTGACGGCAGGAACGAGGCCATCCCCGGCGAGCGGCCGACCCTTTCGGACTGGGCCAATCATCTGTCGACAATTTTTCCCGAGGTACGGCTCAAGCGGTATCTGGAGATGCGCGGCGCCGATGGCGTGTCTTGGGGGCGTCTGCCGGCGCTTTCAGCGTTCTGGGTCGGATTGCTCTATGACGACGCCAGCCTCGAGGGGGCGTGGGACATCGCGAAGCGCTGGAATGCGCAGGAACGTCAGGCGTTGCGTGATGACGTCTCGCGGCTAGGATTCAAGGCTCGGATCAAGAATCGCTACCTGTTCGAAATCGCCAAGGAGTGCCTGCTGCTGGCGCATGGGGGATTACGCCGGCGCGGCCGTATCGACCGCCTCGGCCGCGATGAGTCGCGGCATCTGGAGCCGCTCGATCAGATTCTGGATTCAGGCCGCTCTCCGGCCGAGGAGATGCTGGAGAAGTTCAACGGCGCGTGGGGTGGTTCGGTGGAACCCGCGTATAGCGAATATGCCTTCTAG
- the lptB gene encoding LPS export ABC transporter ATP-binding protein yields the protein MVDIFNVFRKRPQKRAARGIARTRTDITALGDAIGDMLTHPVRDAPPVARGSRRDAPPSRAPARPAPETSRPEAARLRAASSGTAAPRMATRPGYLAVHGVEKSFGSRQVVRGVSIYVRRGEAVGLLGPNGAGKTTVFYMITGLIPADRGAIELDGHDVTRLPMYQRARLGIGYLPQEASIFRGLSVEQNIRAVLEVVEPNKKKREAELDALLEEFNITRLRKSPSIALSGGERRRVEIARALATRPNYMLLDEPFAGIDPIAVGDIQDLVRHLTNRGIGVLITDHNVRETLGLTDRAYIVYAGEILTEGSPEAIVNDPDVRRLYLGEEFRL from the coding sequence ATGGTGGATATTTTCAATGTATTCCGCAAACGACCGCAAAAACGCGCGGCGCGGGGGATCGCGCGCACCCGGACGGACATCACGGCGCTCGGCGACGCCATCGGTGACATGCTGACCCATCCGGTGCGCGACGCGCCGCCGGTCGCTCGCGGATCTCGCCGCGACGCTCCGCCATCCCGGGCTCCGGCGCGCCCGGCGCCTGAAACTTCCCGGCCGGAAGCTGCCCGGCTTCGCGCCGCCTCCAGCGGGACTGCCGCGCCGCGGATGGCCACGCGTCCCGGCTACCTTGCCGTCCATGGGGTGGAAAAAAGTTTCGGCTCCCGCCAGGTAGTGCGCGGCGTCAGCATCTATGTCCGCCGGGGTGAGGCGGTCGGGCTTCTGGGTCCGAACGGCGCCGGCAAGACTACCGTGTTCTACATGATCACCGGCCTGATCCCGGCGGATCGCGGCGCCATCGAGCTTGACGGTCACGACGTGACCAGGCTGCCGATGTATCAGCGGGCGCGGCTCGGTATCGGCTACCTGCCGCAGGAAGCTTCGATCTTCCGTGGCCTCAGCGTCGAGCAGAACATCCGCGCCGTGCTCGAGGTCGTCGAGCCCAACAAGAAAAAACGCGAAGCCGAGCTCGACGCGCTGCTCGAGGAATTCAACATCACGCGCCTGCGCAAATCGCCATCGATCGCGCTGTCCGGTGGCGAGCGGCGGCGCGTGGAGATCGCGCGCGCGCTGGCGACACGTCCGAATTACATGCTGCTGGATGAACCCTTCGCCGGCATCGATCCGATCGCGGTCGGTGATATCCAGGATCTCGTGCGCCATCTGACCAATCGCGGGATCGGCGTGCTGATCACCGACCACAACGTCCGCGAAACGCTCGGCCTCACCGACCGCGCCTACATCGTTTATGCGGGCGAAATCCTGACCGAGGGCAGCCCCGAGGCGATCGTCAACGATCCCGACGTGCGGCGTCTGTATCTGGGCGAGGAATTCCGGCTGTAG
- the ptsN gene encoding PTS IIA-like nitrogen regulatory protein PtsN: MMITDLVAPEAILPALKVTSKKQALQELAARAAELTGQNDRAIFEVLLRREKLGTTAVGYGVAIPHGKLQKLEKIFGLFARLERSIDFEAMDGQPVDLIFLLLAPEGAGADHLKALARIARLLRDQDIANKLRASRDAEAIYSVLALPPATVP; this comes from the coding sequence ATGATGATTACGGATCTGGTCGCACCCGAGGCGATCCTTCCCGCTTTGAAAGTCACCAGCAAAAAGCAGGCGCTGCAGGAACTGGCGGCGCGCGCTGCGGAACTCACAGGGCAGAACGACCGCGCGATCTTCGAGGTGCTGCTGCGGCGCGAGAAGCTCGGGACCACCGCGGTCGGCTATGGCGTTGCGATTCCGCATGGCAAGCTGCAGAAGCTTGAGAAGATTTTCGGTCTTTTCGCGCGACTCGAACGTTCGATCGATTTCGAAGCGATGGACGGGCAGCCGGTCGATCTGATCTTTTTGCTGCTCGCTCCCGAAGGCGCGGGCGCGGATCATCTGAAGGCGCTGGCGCGCATCGCACGGCTCTTGCGCGATCAGGACATCGCCAACAAGCTGCGCGCCTCGCGCGACGCGGAGGCGATCTATTCCGTGCTGGCGCTGCCGCCAGCGACGGTCCCCTGA
- a CDS encoding IS5 family transposase (programmed frameshift) — MKRYELSDHQWAKIAPLLPGKASDPGRTGSDNRLFVNGCLWVLRSGAHWCDLPERYGRWKTVHRRFSRWCHAGVWERVFSTLTADRDNQYLMLDSTIVRAHQQAATGKGGPKDQALGRSRGGLTTKVHMLADALGRPLRFIVTAGQVGDITQAPALLEAQAGDAVLADKAYDSNALRALIAGMGAEAVIPSNRTRKIIIPHDAGLYKHRNRIERCFNRLKHFRRFATRYDRRTVHFTGFVHLAAALIWLP, encoded by the exons ATCAAGCGGTATGAGCTGAGCGATCATCAGTGGGCGAAGATTGCACCGTTGCTGCCAGGCAAGGCCTCTGATCCGGGACGGACGGGATCGGATAATCGGTTGTTTGTGAACGGCTGCCTGTGGGTGCTGCGATCCGGCGCGCACTGGTGTGACCTGCCGGAGCGCTATGGTCGCTGGAAGACGGTGCATCGGCGGTTCAGCAGGTGGTGCCATGCCGGTGTGTGGGAACGGGTGTTCTCCACCCTGACAGCCGATCGCGACAACCAGTATCTGATGCTCGACTCAACCATCGTTCGAGCCCATCAGCAGGCGGCTACCGGAAAAGGGGGGC CCAAGGATCAGGCGCTGGGGCGTTCCCGAGGTGGACTGACCACCAAGGTCCACATGCTCGCCGATGCGCTGGGCCGACCCTTGCGTTTCATCGTCACCGCCGGGCAGGTCGGAGACATCACACAAGCCCCCGCGCTGCTCGAAGCCCAGGCCGGGGACGCCGTGCTGGCCGACAAGGCTTATGACAGCAACGCCTTGCGTGCACTCATCGCCGGCATGGGCGCCGAAGCGGTGATCCCCTCAAACAGGACGCGCAAAATCATCATCCCGCATGACGCCGGTCTCTACAAGCACCGCAACCGCATCGAGCGCTGCTTCAACCGTCTCAAGCACTTCCGCCGTTTCGCCACCCGCTACGACAGGCGAACCGTTCACTTCACGGGCTTCGTTCACCTGGCCGCAGCCCTGATCTGGCTGCCGTGA